The Pantoea vagans genome includes a window with the following:
- the hxpB gene encoding hexitol phosphatase HxpB — MSYRRPVVAAIFDMDGLLIDSEPLWDQAELDIFSSLGVDISRRHELPDTLGLRIDQTVRMWFEALPWNGPDQAEVTQRIIARALGLVEETRPLLPGVEQALQLCQQQGLKIALASASPLFMLERVLEMFDLRHYFDAIASAEALPYSKPHPQVYLDAAAKLGVDPLNCVTLEDSFNGMIATKAARMRSIVVPAESHRDDARWALANVKLADLTELRAEHLFN; from the coding sequence CGCCCTGTCGTGGCCGCTATTTTTGATATGGACGGATTGCTGATCGATTCAGAGCCGTTATGGGATCAGGCCGAGCTGGATATTTTTTCCAGTCTGGGTGTGGATATCTCCCGCCGCCACGAACTGCCGGATACCTTAGGTCTGCGTATTGATCAGACCGTGCGCATGTGGTTTGAAGCGCTGCCGTGGAATGGGCCAGATCAAGCCGAAGTGACGCAGCGGATTATTGCGCGTGCGCTGGGCTTAGTTGAGGAGACACGACCACTGTTGCCGGGTGTGGAGCAGGCTCTGCAACTTTGCCAACAGCAGGGATTAAAAATCGCCCTCGCCTCTGCGTCTCCTCTGTTTATGTTAGAGCGTGTGCTGGAGATGTTCGATCTGCGTCACTATTTCGATGCTATTGCGTCGGCGGAAGCCCTTCCTTATAGCAAGCCACATCCTCAGGTGTATCTGGATGCTGCCGCTAAGTTGGGTGTTGATCCGTTGAACTGCGTGACGCTGGAAGATTCGTTTAATGGCATGATCGCCACTAAAGCTGCACGCATGCGTTCCATCGTGGTGCCAGCGGAATCGCATCGTGACGATGCACGTTGGGCGCTGGCGAATGTGAAGCTGGCGGATTTGACAGAGCTGCGGGCTGAGCATCTGTTTAACTAA